The genome window AAGTAATCTCCCAGGGACCAGTTGCCCATCATTTCAAAGAAGGTGAAATGGGTGGGGTCGCCAACGCTTTCGATGTCAACCGTACGGACGCAGCCCTGTACGTTGCACAGGCGCTTCTTTCCGCTGGGATGATCCTTACCGAGCAGGTAGGGCATCAGCGGCTGCATGCCGGCGACGTTGAACATAACGCCGGTGGTTCCATCGCCGATCAGCGACACGGCACCGATGTTGATGTGGCCCCGTTCCTCATAGAAACGGATCCAGGCGTTTCTCAGTTCCTTGGAAGAGATCTTGTTCATATACTTACACTCCTTTTGGCGGTGAAGAATACAACCGTTTTCCCACAGGGGCTGCAGCCATTTCGGGCATGCGGGCCGCGATGTGTGCGATAACTTCAATATTATATCAAACAGGGGTTTGGTTTGCAAGGCTGCTTTTCCTGTGTTCTTTCGCTCCCAATCCGTTGACTTTCATCGCCTGTGGCAGATAATGGAATGGTACAACAGCACGGTTTGGACAGAGAATGGTCTCATGTGAAACCGCGACTGGTTTTTTTATCGGAGGAATGGTATGAATTTAACACAGAAGATCCTGAACGCCCATCTGGTCAGCGGCAAGCCCGTGGCAGGGGAAGAGGTCTCCATCCGGATCGACCAGACCCTGACCCAGGACTCCACCGGCACGATGGCTTACCTGCAGTTCGAAGCCATGGGTATCGGCAGGGTCAGGACCATGAAGAGCGTTGCTTATATTGACCATAACACGCTGCAGACCGGCTTTGAGAACGCGGATGACCACCAGTACATCCAGAGCGTGACGAAGAAGCACGGCATCTTCTGTTCGAAGCCCGGCAACGGAATCTGCCACCAGGTTCACCTGGAGCGTTTCGGCGTACCCGGACTGACCCTGCTGGGCAGTGACAGCCATACCCCCACCGGCGGCGGTATCGGCATGCTGGCCATCGGCGCGGGCGGCCTGGACGTGGCTGTGGCCATGGGCGGCGGCGCCTATTACCTGACCTACCCGAAGGTGGTTGGGATCCGCCTGAGCGGCAAACTGCCCTACGGTGTGGCCGCAAAGGATATCATCCTGGAAGTGCTGCGCCGGCTGACCGTCAAGGGCGGCGTGGGCAAGGTGATGGAATACATCGGCGAGGGCGTGAAGACCCTGACCGTGCCGGAGCGCGCGACGATCGCCAACATGGGCGCGGAGCTCGGCGCGACGACCTCTGTGTTCCCCAGCGATGAAGTGACCCGCGCCTTCCTGAAGGCCCAGGGTCGGGAAGCGGACTTCCGTGAACTGGCCGCTGACGCGGACGCGGAATACGATGAGATCGTGGATATCAACCTGGACACCCTGGAGCCCCTGGTTGCCCAGCCCCATATGCCGGATAACGTGGATACCGTGAAGAACGTCGGCCCCATCAAGGTGGACCAGGTGTTCATCGGCAGCTGCACCAACTCCAGCTACCAGGATATGATGCGTGTGGCCCGGATCCTGAAGGGCAAGACCGTGCATCCGGATGTGAGCCTGGTCATCGGCCCCGGATCCAAGCAGGTGCTGACGATGCTGGCCCGCAACGGCGCGCTGGCTGAAATGCTCGGCGCCGGAGCCCGAATCCTGGAAAGTGCCTGCGGCCCCTGCATCGGCATGGGACAGAGCCCGAAGACCAATGCGATCTCCGTGCGTACCAACAACCGGAACTTCTACGCCCGCAGCGGGACTGCCTCCGCTGGTATTTACCTGACCAGCTGCGAAACCGCCGCCATCACGGCGCTGACCGGTGTGCTTTCCGATCCCCGGACGCTGGACCTGGACCTGACGGTTGAACAGCCGAAGGAATTTGAAGTGAATGACAACCTGGTGATCCCGCCGGTGGCGGAAGGCCAGGAGGATACCGTGGACGTGGTCCGCGGCCCGAATATCAAGCCCTTCCCGCTGGGACACGACCTGGAGAACGCGGTAACCGGCAAGGTTCTGCTGAAGATGGAAGACAACATCACCACAGACCATATCATGCCCAGCAACGCGAAACTGCTGCCCTTCCGCAGCAACATCCCGCATCTGGCTGATTTCTGCCTGACCCCCGTGGATGAGACATTCCCGGCACGGGCCAAGGAAGAAAAGGGCGGCATCCTGGTAGCCGGCGCCAACTACGGCCAGGGCTCCAGCCGCGAACACGCGGCCCTGGTGCCGCTGTACCTGGGCATCCGGGCGGTGGCGGCCAAGAGCTTTGCCCGTATCCACCAGGCTAACCTGATCAACAACGGCATCCTGCCGCTGACCTTCGCGGATGAAAAGGACTACGACCGGATCGACCAGGGCGATACCCTGACCCTGCCGGGCATCCGTGAAAAGATTGAAGCCGGGGAAGAGATCCTCGAGCTGAAGAACGAGACGAAGAACGAGACCTACGCCGTGAAGATGCCGCTGACCGAACGCCAGCGCGGCATGATCCTCTCCGGCGGACTGATCAACTACATCCGCTCTCACAGCTGAACAGTATAAGAAAGAGGCACGGTCCGACAGGAACCGTGCCTCATCTTATATTCGTTTCTTTACTCCAGGACCAGCAGGACATTGCTGTGGAATTCCTTTTCGTTATGGGAGAATTCCGCTTTGCCGTGATACTTTTCCGCGGAAGCCCGGACGGAGTTGAGACCGATGCCGTTTCCGCTGTGACGGAGGGACAGATACACACCGTTCCGCTCCCGGACCTGACCGTTGAAGCTGTTGGTTGCCACGATATAGAGGCGGTGATTCTGCGTCAGGCCCGAAAGGGACAGCATTCTCTCTTCTTCCGGCAGGTCCATGCAGGCAGCGATGGCGTTTTCCAGGATGTTGCCGACGATGGTACACAGATCCACATCTGAAACGGAGATTTTCCGGGGAAGGTCGAAACGGAAGGAAGCGCGGATACTGCTTTCCTTTGCTTTTCCGGCGTAGAAGTTCAGCAGGGCGTTCAGCGCCCTGTTCGGACAGTACTGCTTTGTTTCCGGGCTGGGAAGGGAATCATAATACTCATCGATATACTCGCCCAGGCGGGAATAGGACCCCTCATGATAGAGGTTCTTCATGGTCAGGATGTGCTGACGGAAATCATGACGGGCGCGGGAAAAAGACTCCATGTATTCCTGCTGGGACTCAAACTGGCTCTCCTGCATCTCCAGCATCCGGACCCGTTCCATTGTGCGGGACGCGTTCATAACGCCCATAACAATCTGGTAGTAGATGACGCACAGCAGGTTCCACAGGATCAGGAAGGAAAAGATGGAGAACAGGAAAGACCGGAAGACATTGTTCACAAACAGGGTCTCATACTTCAGAGGCCGGATGAACAGGTTGCAGATGATCAGCACAGCAGAGAAGGGAAGGGTCATAAACCAGATCTTCTGCAGGTTCAGAAGATCCATCAGCCTGCTGCCGTATTTCAGGAAGGGAAAAGCCAGGATCCCGGCGGCCAGGGCGTTGACGCCCAGCTGGAGCAGGGCGGAACGGACGCTGAGGGTGTCCGCACCGATAGAAGGATCCATGGAGGCTTCGATGGCGCAGGTCAGGTTGCAGAGAATGGCCATCAGGGCGCAGACAGACAGGAAAGTGGACAGGGACTTGCTGACAGGGCATTTCAGGCAGAACTGATAGAACCCGAAAAAGACCAGCAGCAGGGGCAGCAGGACATAGTTGATGTCCAGCGAGAAATGCCAGGTGACAAAAGCGGCCAGCGGCAGGGAAACCGTGTTCAGGGCAGTCATGATCAGGATGGTCCTTTTCCAGCCGCGCCGGAACTGGTGGCACATGGGCAGCAGGCACAGGGCCTGGGCGGGAATGACCATCATAAATGAGAGCAGGGCGGGAATCACGGGTTATTGCCTCCATCCGCCATGCTTTCACGGCGTATCTTTGAGAAAGTATAGTCTGTCCAGAGCTGCTCGATTCTCCGGCGGTTCCGGACGCTGATCGGGAGACGAAGATCTCCCTGGAGACAGCAGGTGTTGCCGGAGATGTCGGTGATATAGTCCATGTTGACAATGACGCCCCGGAGGACCTGCAGGAAACGGCCATCCTGCTCCAGCTGCGGCCAGATGGAGGAAAGCGTCATCCGCGGACGGTACTGCATCTTCTGGCGGCTGTGGATGACCAGATAGTTCCGGTCGGCGGTCAGGCAGACCAGGTCATTATAAGGAAGGGAGATTTCCGTTTTGCCGGCGGAAAACTGCAGGGACGGACGTGTATCGCGCAGGTGCCTGCGGAGAAGACGGTCCATGACCCGGTATACCGCTTCGGAACCTTCATCCTTGTTGATGTAGTCATAAACGTGCAGGTGAATGGCCTGGGCCTGGTGCTCGTTGCTGGTGGTCAGGAAGACCAGACAGACATCCTCATCGGTTTCCCGGATCTTCGCGGCGGTTTCAATACCGGACATGCCGTCCATGAAGACATCGAGGAATATGACGGAAAAGCGGGTGGAAACGCTGGCTTCCAGCAGCGCCTCCCCGCTTGGGAAAGCATGAATATCAAAATGAAGACCATTCCGGAAAGCAAAGTCACTCAATGCTTCGGAAAGCTTTTTCCGGGCGTCCGGACGATCATCGGCAAGTGCAATGTGCATGCGCTGTTTCCTCCTTTACCTGTGCGGCGCACGGAACACAGTATAACACTCGTCCCGGATTTTTGCCACTCGTCCCAGTTTTCTTGTACGGAAAATACTGTCGGCATACAATATCCGGCGGACAGAACGGAGGTATATAGATATGAAGAAAGCGTGTATTGGCTTTGCTGTGCTGCTGGCACTGCTTCTTGCCGTAGCAGCTGCCTGCGCCGAAACCACCACCCTGCTGGTTTACATGTGCGGAACAGACCTGCAGGAAGATGCCTGCCAGGACCTGGTGGAGATGGCGGAAGTGGAAGCCGGGGATTCCATCAATGTGGTGGTGCTGGCCGGCGGCGCGAAGGAATGGCTTCTGGATGACCTGAAGGCCAATTCCCGGACGCTGGCTGTGATCCGGGACGGATATTTTGAAGAACTGCAGGACTGGGGCCGCGGCTCCATGGGCGACCCGGACAGCCTGGAGCAGTTCCTGAGCTTCGGCCTGAAAGAGTATCCGGCAGACCGGACGGTCGCGGTGCTGTGGGACCATGGTGCCGGTTCGGAAGGCGGCGTCTGCTTTGACGAGACTGCCGGGGATGACGGCCTGACCATTGTGGAGATTAATGAGGCACTTGAAAATCTGGAAAAGAGCGTGCCGGATTTCCATATTGATATTTTCGGCTGCGATGCCTGTATGATGGGTACCTATGAGATGGCGGCCATGCTGGCCGGGCATCCGGTTGACTTTTATGTGGCCAGTGAGGAACTGGAACCGGGAACCGGCTGGAATTATACCGGCTGGCTGGAGATGCTGAAGGATGATCCCGGTATTTCCAATGAAGACCTGTGCGGCGCGATCATTGATACTTTCATGGAAGCCGGACTGGCGAACGATCCGGACGATTACCTGACGCTGAGCGCGGTGCGGCTGTCCAAGGTCGGCGAGCTGGCGAAGAGCATGGAACAGTTTGCTTCCGTGATGACCGGGGAAATTGAGGGCGGCAACCTGTCCTTTATCCGCCGCGGACGCAGCCGGATGTATACCTTCGGCTCCTTTGATGACGGAAGCTGGGACATGGTGGACCTGGGCGCTGTGCTGGATGCCTACGCGCAGTTTGATACGGCAAAAGCCGCGGAGGCACGAAAGTGCCTGTCCGAAGCGGTGATCGCCAGCGCGCAGACGGACAACCTGGATACCTGCTGCGGCCTGTCCATCCTGATGCCCCAGGATACGGCTGAATCTTTTGATGAATATCGGGAAGGCTTCAACCTGACAGGAGTGATCCCCAACTGGGTGGAGTTTGTGAACGGATATGTGAGCGAACTGGTAGGCGGAAACTATCATTTCTCCGCTTCCGGAACCTGCCAGGTCGGCGCGGATACCATTGATACGCAGAGCATGATGTCCTCCTATTCCTCCATTTACGGCGGGTTCCTCTGGGACGACGAAGAGGAATGCTATGAGGAAGAAGAGGGATACAGCTGGTGGGATGATTTCAGCTATGACGATGATGACCAGGGCTTTACCGCGGAGCTGAGCCAGGAGGACCTGGCATATCTGGACTATGTGGAAGGTATGCTGCTGATGGACATGAGCGATGACGAGATGGAATGCTATGTGGACTTCGGCACGATGCAGAACAACCTGGTGGACTGGAACACCGGTACAGTGGTCAGCCTGTTTGACGGTACCTGGCCGGTGTTCGGCGGGCAGCCGGTTCCACTGTACGACCAGACCAGCAATGATCACAGCCGCCGGAGCCTGATTCCGGTGAAGCTGAACGGTGAGTATACCTACCTGGTGGTCGTGTTCCCGGCAAACGGCACAGAGGGCCGGATCATCGGCGCAAATGCCGGTTATGATGATAATGGCCTGCCGATCCGTACCACAACACGGCTGAAGAACGGGGATGAGATTATCCCGGTCTATACCATGTATTATGAGGAAGACGGCAAGGAAGACCTGCAGGAAACGGAGTTTGAGGGTGACCCGATCATCTGGCAGGACGGCATGACCGTTACCTATGAGGATATGGGCGATGAGGAAGAACCGACACCCATGCTCT of Aristaeella lactis contains these proteins:
- a CDS encoding LytR/AlgR family response regulator transcription factor, producing MHIALADDRPDARKKLSEALSDFAFRNGLHFDIHAFPSGEALLEASVSTRFSVIFLDVFMDGMSGIETAAKIRETDEDVCLVFLTTSNEHQAQAIHLHVYDYINKDEGSEAVYRVMDRLLRRHLRDTRPSLQFSAGKTEISLPYNDLVCLTADRNYLVIHSRQKMQYRPRMTLSSIWPQLEQDGRFLQVLRGVIVNMDYITDISGNTCCLQGDLRLPISVRNRRRIEQLWTDYTFSKIRRESMADGGNNP
- a CDS encoding aconitate hydratase, whose protein sequence is MNLTQKILNAHLVSGKPVAGEEVSIRIDQTLTQDSTGTMAYLQFEAMGIGRVRTMKSVAYIDHNTLQTGFENADDHQYIQSVTKKHGIFCSKPGNGICHQVHLERFGVPGLTLLGSDSHTPTGGGIGMLAIGAGGLDVAVAMGGGAYYLTYPKVVGIRLSGKLPYGVAAKDIILEVLRRLTVKGGVGKVMEYIGEGVKTLTVPERATIANMGAELGATTSVFPSDEVTRAFLKAQGREADFRELAADADAEYDEIVDINLDTLEPLVAQPHMPDNVDTVKNVGPIKVDQVFIGSCTNSSYQDMMRVARILKGKTVHPDVSLVIGPGSKQVLTMLARNGALAEMLGAGARILESACGPCIGMGQSPKTNAISVRTNNRNFYARSGTASAGIYLTSCETAAITALTGVLSDPRTLDLDLTVEQPKEFEVNDNLVIPPVAEGQEDTVDVVRGPNIKPFPLGHDLENAVTGKVLLKMEDNITTDHIMPSNAKLLPFRSNIPHLADFCLTPVDETFPARAKEEKGGILVAGANYGQGSSREHAALVPLYLGIRAVAAKSFARIHQANLINNGILPLTFADEKDYDRIDQGDTLTLPGIREKIEAGEEILELKNETKNETYAVKMPLTERQRGMILSGGLINYIRSHS
- a CDS encoding ATP-binding protein, whose translation is MIPALLSFMMVIPAQALCLLPMCHQFRRGWKRTILIMTALNTVSLPLAAFVTWHFSLDINYVLLPLLLVFFGFYQFCLKCPVSKSLSTFLSVCALMAILCNLTCAIEASMDPSIGADTLSVRSALLQLGVNALAAGILAFPFLKYGSRLMDLLNLQKIWFMTLPFSAVLIICNLFIRPLKYETLFVNNVFRSFLFSIFSFLILWNLLCVIYYQIVMGVMNASRTMERVRMLEMQESQFESQQEYMESFSRARHDFRQHILTMKNLYHEGSYSRLGEYIDEYYDSLPSPETKQYCPNRALNALLNFYAGKAKESSIRASFRFDLPRKISVSDVDLCTIVGNILENAIAACMDLPEEERMLSLSGLTQNHRLYIVATNSFNGQVRERNGVYLSLRHSGNGIGLNSVRASAEKYHGKAEFSHNEKEFHSNVLLVLE
- a CDS encoding clostripain-related cysteine peptidase, which produces MKKACIGFAVLLALLLAVAAACAETTTLLVYMCGTDLQEDACQDLVEMAEVEAGDSINVVVLAGGAKEWLLDDLKANSRTLAVIRDGYFEELQDWGRGSMGDPDSLEQFLSFGLKEYPADRTVAVLWDHGAGSEGGVCFDETAGDDGLTIVEINEALENLEKSVPDFHIDIFGCDACMMGTYEMAAMLAGHPVDFYVASEELEPGTGWNYTGWLEMLKDDPGISNEDLCGAIIDTFMEAGLANDPDDYLTLSAVRLSKVGELAKSMEQFASVMTGEIEGGNLSFIRRGRSRMYTFGSFDDGSWDMVDLGAVLDAYAQFDTAKAAEARKCLSEAVIASAQTDNLDTCCGLSILMPQDTAESFDEYREGFNLTGVIPNWVEFVNGYVSELVGGNYHFSASGTCQVGADTIDTQSMMSSYSSIYGGFLWDDEEECYEEEEGYSWWDDFSYDDDDQGFTAELSQEDLAYLDYVEGMLLMDMSDDEMECYVDFGTMQNNLVDWNTGTVVSLFDGTWPVFGGQPVPLYDQTSNDHSRRSLIPVKLNGEYTYLVVVFPANGTEGRIIGANAGYDDNGLPIRTTTRLKNGDEIIPVYTMYYEEDGKEDLQETEFEGDPIIWQDGMTVTYEDMGDEEEPTPMLFCFVFNDIFGDYTMSDMIAFEL